A region from the Flavobacteriales bacterium genome encodes:
- a CDS encoding methionine adenosyltransferase translates to MPYLFTSESVSEGHPDKVADQISDALIDHFLAFDPSSKVACETLVTTGQVVLAGEVKSKAYLDVQQIAREVIERIGYTKSEYMFEAHSCGVLSAIHEQSPDINQGVERKKPEEQGAGDQGMMFGYACRDTDNYMPLPLEISHLLLRELAAIRREKNSAMPYLRPDAKSQVTIEYSDDHKPLRIDAIVVSTQHDDFDKEARMLAKIKADVISILIPRVMKKLPKRVQALFGKDIAYHINPTGKFVIGGPHGDTGLTGRKIIVDTYGGKGAHGGGAFSGKDPSKVDRSAAYAARHVAKHLVAAGVCDEVLVQVAYAIGVAKPVGFYVNTYGTSKVHLSDGEIARKISALKEFDMRPYFIEQRFALRTPIYSETASYGHMGRESRTVTKTFNNAGQKATVKVKLFPWEELNAVDVVKKAFKL, encoded by the coding sequence ATGCCTTACCTCTTCACCTCCGAATCCGTCAGCGAAGGCCACCCCGATAAAGTCGCCGACCAGATCAGCGATGCCCTCATCGACCACTTCCTCGCGTTCGACCCGAGCAGCAAGGTGGCGTGCGAAACGCTGGTGACCACCGGACAGGTGGTGCTCGCAGGAGAGGTGAAAAGCAAAGCTTACCTCGACGTGCAGCAGATCGCCCGGGAGGTGATCGAGCGCATCGGCTACACCAAGAGCGAGTACATGTTCGAGGCGCACAGCTGCGGCGTGCTAAGTGCCATACACGAGCAAAGCCCTGACATCAACCAGGGCGTTGAACGCAAAAAGCCGGAAGAGCAGGGCGCCGGCGACCAAGGCATGATGTTCGGCTACGCCTGCCGCGACACGGACAACTACATGCCGCTGCCGCTCGAGATCAGCCACCTGCTGCTGCGTGAGCTCGCCGCCATCCGCCGCGAGAAGAACAGCGCAATGCCTTATCTGCGGCCCGACGCCAAGAGCCAGGTGACCATCGAGTACAGCGACGACCACAAACCCCTGCGCATCGACGCCATCGTGGTGAGCACCCAGCACGACGACTTCGACAAGGAGGCCCGGATGTTGGCGAAGATCAAGGCCGATGTGATCAGCATCCTGATCCCCCGTGTGATGAAAAAGCTGCCCAAGCGCGTGCAGGCGCTCTTCGGCAAGGACATCGCCTACCACATCAACCCAACCGGCAAGTTCGTGATCGGTGGTCCGCACGGCGACACGGGCCTCACCGGCCGCAAGATCATCGTGGACACGTACGGCGGAAAGGGCGCACACGGCGGCGGCGCCTTCAGCGGAAAAGACCCCAGCAAGGTGGACCGCAGCGCGGCCTATGCAGCCCGCCACGTGGCCAAGCACCTGGTGGCGGCCGGCGTGTGCGACGAAGTGCTGGTGCAGGTGGCCTACGCCATCGGGGTGGCCAAGCCCGTCGGCTTCTATGTGAACACCTACGGGACGAGCAAGGTGCACTTGAGCGATGGTGAGATCGCCCGGAAGATCTCGGCGCTCAAGGAATTCGACATGCGCCCCTACTTCATCGAGCAGCGCTTCGCCCTCCGCACGCCCATCTACAGCGAAACGGCCAGCTACGGGCACATGGGCCGCGAAAGCCGCACGGTGACCAAAACCTTCAACAACGCTGGCCAGAAGGCCACTGTGAAGGTGAAGCTGTTCCCGTGGGAAGAGCTCAATGCCGTGGACGTGGTCAAGAAGGCCTTCAAGCTGTAA
- the rplU gene encoding 50S ribosomal protein L21 codes for MYAIVDIAGQQFKVKKDSIVKVHRLDAEEGKVVELDQVLLVSNGTTVSVGTPTVEGARVAAQVMSHGKGDKVLVFHKKRRKGYQKLNGHRQYLTELRVLGILGKGEKAPAALKKPAPKAKPVEEVKEAKAEKKAPAAKKAAPKKTAAPKKAAAKKTDKK; via the coding sequence ATGTACGCCATTGTCGATATCGCAGGCCAGCAGTTCAAAGTGAAGAAGGACTCCATCGTGAAGGTTCACCGCCTTGACGCTGAGGAAGGCAAAGTGGTGGAACTGGACCAGGTGCTATTGGTGAGCAACGGCACCACGGTGAGCGTTGGCACCCCCACGGTGGAAGGTGCTCGCGTAGCCGCCCAGGTGATGAGCCACGGCAAGGGCGACAAGGTGCTGGTGTTCCACAAGAAGCGCCGCAAGGGCTACCAGAAGCTCAACGGCCACCGCCAGTACCTCACCGAACTGCGCGTGCTGGGCATTCTGGGCAAGGGCGAAAAAGCCCCTGCTGCACTGAAGAAGCCCGCCCCCAAGGCGAAGCCCGTTGAGGAAGTGAAGGAGGCAAAGGCCGAGAAGAAGGCCCCTGCAGCCAAGAAAGCCGCTCCGAAAAAGACCGCAGCCCCCAAGAAGGCAGCAGCCAAGAAGACCGACAAGAAGTAA
- the rsmA gene encoding ribosomal RNA small subunit methyltransferase A, which yields MKAQHGGFATAKKHFGQHFLKEPAIAQRIAESLTHHGGYRRVLEVGPGTGALTQHLLQLTDIDLRCVEVDHAAADQLRAALPAVEGKLIMGDFLRLDLGALGEGPFAVIGNFPYNISTQIVFKVLEHRNACTEVVGMFQKEVADRLCAGPGSKTYGITSVLAQAFYRLEHLFNVEPGSFIPPPKVRSAVIRMQRNDVVQLPCDERLFFSVVKAAFGQRRKTLHNALKAHGGFTHGVPERFARLRAEQLGVEEFLELTKAATPTVGA from the coding sequence ATGAAAGCCCAGCACGGCGGGTTCGCCACGGCGAAGAAGCACTTCGGCCAGCACTTCTTGAAGGAGCCTGCCATCGCGCAACGCATTGCCGAGAGTCTCACGCACCACGGCGGTTACCGGCGCGTGCTGGAAGTAGGTCCGGGCACCGGCGCTTTGACGCAACACCTGCTTCAGCTCACGGACATCGACCTCCGTTGCGTGGAGGTGGATCACGCTGCCGCCGATCAACTGCGCGCAGCACTGCCCGCGGTGGAGGGCAAACTGATCATGGGCGACTTCCTCCGGCTGGACTTGGGCGCCTTGGGCGAGGGTCCCTTCGCCGTCATCGGCAACTTCCCGTACAACATCAGCACGCAGATCGTCTTCAAGGTGCTGGAACATCGCAACGCGTGCACCGAGGTGGTGGGCATGTTCCAGAAGGAGGTCGCCGATAGGTTGTGCGCTGGGCCGGGGTCCAAAACCTACGGCATCACCAGTGTCCTCGCGCAAGCCTTCTACCGCTTGGAGCACCTCTTCAATGTGGAGCCGGGCTCGTTCATCCCGCCGCCGAAAGTCAGAAGCGCGGTGATCCGCATGCAGCGCAACGACGTGGTGCAACTACCCTGCGACGAGCGGCTATTTTTCAGCGTGGTGAAGGCCGCGTTCGGGCAACGCCGCAAGACCCTGCACAACGCGTTGAAGGCCCACGGTGGTTTCACGCACGGTGTGCCGGAGCGGTTCGCGCGGCTGCGTGCGGAGCAATTGGGCGTGGAGGAGTTCTTGGAGTTGACAAAAGCTGCGACTCCGACGGTTGGGGCTTGA
- the rpmA gene encoding 50S ribosomal protein L27, with protein MAHKKGEGSTQNGRESHSKRLGVKIYGGSKAIAGNILVRQRGTKHHPGRNVGIGVDHTLYALVDGTVKFEVKKGERSYVSVVPAEA; from the coding sequence ATGGCACACAAGAAAGGTGAAGGCAGTACCCAGAACGGCCGCGAGAGCCACAGCAAACGCCTCGGCGTGAAGATCTACGGCGGCAGCAAAGCCATTGCCGGCAACATCCTCGTCCGCCAGCGCGGCACGAAGCACCACCCCGGCCGCAACGTGGGCATCGGTGTGGACCACACGCTGTACGCCCTCGTGGACGGCACCGTGAAGTTCGAGGTGAAGAAAGGCGAGCGCAGCTACGTGAGCGTGGTGCCCGCCGAAGCCTGA
- the serS gene encoding serine--tRNA ligase, translating into MLELPFLREKKDEAIARLSKRNIDAAGLVGRALELDEQRRALQAEADAKQAEMNELSRSIGELMKGGKKAEAEAAKAKSTDLKASIAALKEKQEAAEKAQHDHLCTIPNAPNAKVPIGKTPEENTVVLQEGAVPELAADAKPHWELGEEYKLFSLDLGVKLTGAGFPVYQGQGAKLQRALIAFFLDRATAAGYQEVIPPHMVNAASAFATGQLPDKEGQMYHATADELYLIPTAEVPITNLYRDEIIDDDRLPIKNVGYTPCFRREAGSYGAHVRGLNRVHQFDKVEIVRIEKPENSYAVLEEMVEHVKGLLRDLELPYRQLLLCGGDMGFSSAMTYDMEVYAAAQKRWLEVSSISCFETFQSNRLKLRYRGEDKKPKLLHTLNGSALALARIVAAILENNQTAAGIRIPQALVPYTGFELITK; encoded by the coding sequence ATGCTGGAGCTGCCGTTCCTGAGGGAGAAGAAAGACGAGGCGATCGCACGCCTGAGCAAGCGCAACATCGATGCGGCAGGTCTCGTTGGCCGTGCGTTGGAGCTCGATGAGCAACGCCGTGCCCTGCAAGCCGAAGCGGACGCCAAGCAGGCCGAAATGAACGAGCTCAGCCGCTCCATCGGCGAACTGATGAAAGGGGGCAAGAAAGCCGAGGCCGAAGCCGCCAAGGCCAAAAGCACCGACCTGAAGGCGTCCATCGCTGCGCTGAAGGAGAAGCAGGAAGCCGCGGAAAAAGCCCAGCACGATCACCTCTGCACCATCCCCAACGCGCCCAACGCCAAGGTGCCCATTGGAAAGACACCGGAGGAGAACACCGTGGTGTTGCAAGAAGGCGCCGTGCCTGAACTGGCCGCTGATGCCAAGCCGCATTGGGAACTCGGCGAGGAATACAAGCTCTTCAGCCTGGACCTTGGTGTGAAACTGACCGGTGCGGGCTTCCCGGTTTACCAAGGCCAAGGTGCCAAACTGCAACGCGCGCTTATCGCCTTCTTCCTGGACCGTGCCACGGCTGCTGGTTACCAAGAGGTCATTCCACCGCACATGGTGAACGCGGCTTCGGCGTTCGCCACCGGCCAACTTCCCGACAAGGAAGGCCAGATGTACCACGCCACCGCCGATGAGCTCTACCTGATCCCCACGGCAGAAGTGCCCATCACGAACCTATACCGCGACGAGATCATCGACGACGACCGCCTGCCGATCAAGAACGTCGGCTACACACCGTGTTTCCGTCGTGAAGCCGGGAGCTACGGTGCACACGTGCGCGGACTCAACCGTGTGCACCAATTCGACAAGGTGGAGATCGTCCGCATTGAAAAGCCGGAGAACAGCTATGCCGTGCTGGAGGAAATGGTGGAGCACGTGAAAGGCCTGCTCCGCGACCTCGAGCTCCCCTATCGTCAACTACTGCTCTGTGGCGGCGACATGGGTTTCAGCAGTGCCATGACCTATGACATGGAGGTGTACGCGGCAGCCCAGAAGCGCTGGTTGGAAGTAAGCTCCATCAGCTGTTTCGAGACCTTCCAGAGCAACCGGCTGAAGCTGCGCTATCGTGGCGAGGACAAGAAGCCGAAACTGCTGCACACGCTCAATGGCAGCGCATTGGCGCTGGCCCGCATTGTGGCGGCCATTCTGGAGAACAACCAAACAGCAGCCGGCATCCGCATCCCGCAAGCGCTGGTGCCTTACACCGGTTTTGAACTGATCACCAAATGA
- a CDS encoding DUF4286 family protein — MIVYNVTVSIDADAHEEWLQWMKTEHIPDVMSTGLFLDNRICRVLTDDPAEFSYAIQYTCADLATYEIYKALHAPALQRKHSERYDGKFAAFRTLLEVVHTA, encoded by the coding sequence ATGATCGTGTACAACGTCACCGTGAGCATCGATGCCGACGCGCACGAAGAATGGTTGCAGTGGATGAAGACCGAGCACATCCCCGATGTCATGTCCACCGGCCTCTTCCTCGACAACCGTATCTGCCGTGTACTGACCGACGATCCCGCAGAGTTCTCCTACGCCATCCAGTACACCTGCGCCGACTTGGCCACCTACGAGATCTACAAGGCCCTGCACGCGCCCGCGTTGCAGCGCAAGCACAGCGAACGCTACGATGGCAAGTTCGCGGCGTTCCGCACGCTGCTCGAAGTGGTGCACACGGCATGA
- a CDS encoding tetratricopeptide repeat protein: MKRLLLIGFVLLHACSAALAQPGTDEQLAAQYFQRGEYDKAILYYEKLYRKTPTPYFYEQLFKSHVNLKQYAEAEKVVKDQLKRVEDPKVLVDLGALYRMMGETDKSAQQYDKALKSLTSDANRVRQVANAFQRENEFDRALDAYTRGQKLVKDGTNFHYEIAVLYGAKGDIEGMVREFMEVLAVNQGYIQAVQNSLGRAIDFEKKDARSEVLRTELLRRIQRNPDNVIFQELLIWMYEQQKDLYSAFVQTKAMDKRFNEQGARVMELGTLATNNRDWDIASKCFDHVRSLGADKPFYTSARIGLIKALDAKVTDQAQPPMEELRQLEEEYVTTLGELGRANGTIELMRGLGRLRAYYLDDRTGAAAILEEGINIPGLDPKVQAQLKLDLGDVEVLEGDIWEASLLYSQVDLDYKHDALGHDARFRNAKVSFYAGDFLWCQAQLDILKASTSKLIANDAMELSLLITDNLGADSNAVPLTYYSRAELLRFQHKYDSSLIVLDSLDALYPMHSIGDEVLLQRAHIATAQHRFDSAVVHLQKIIDLYPIDILVDNALFEMAKLYEERLNDKEKAKALFEKLLFEQPGSIFTAEARKRYRFLRGDHDGEQTEEEKFLNGTAP, translated from the coding sequence ATGAAACGACTGCTCCTCATCGGTTTCGTCCTGCTCCATGCGTGCAGCGCGGCGTTGGCCCAACCGGGCACCGATGAGCAATTGGCCGCCCAGTATTTCCAGCGGGGCGAATACGACAAGGCCATCCTCTACTACGAAAAGCTTTACCGCAAGACGCCCACGCCCTACTTCTACGAGCAGCTCTTCAAGAGCCATGTGAACTTGAAGCAGTACGCCGAGGCCGAGAAGGTGGTGAAGGACCAGTTGAAGCGCGTCGAAGACCCGAAGGTGCTCGTGGACCTGGGAGCCCTGTACCGCATGATGGGCGAAACGGACAAGAGCGCGCAGCAGTACGACAAAGCCCTGAAGTCGTTGACGTCTGATGCGAACCGCGTGCGCCAGGTGGCGAACGCCTTCCAGCGCGAGAACGAATTCGACCGCGCGCTGGATGCCTACACACGGGGCCAGAAGCTCGTGAAGGACGGGACCAACTTCCATTACGAGATCGCCGTTCTCTACGGCGCGAAGGGCGACATCGAAGGCATGGTGCGCGAGTTCATGGAAGTGCTGGCCGTGAACCAGGGCTATATCCAAGCCGTGCAGAACAGCCTCGGGCGGGCCATCGACTTCGAGAAGAAGGACGCGCGCAGCGAAGTGCTGCGTACCGAACTGCTGCGACGCATCCAGCGCAACCCGGACAATGTGATCTTCCAGGAACTGCTCATCTGGATGTACGAGCAGCAGAAGGACCTCTACAGCGCGTTCGTGCAGACGAAGGCGATGGACAAGCGCTTCAACGAGCAAGGTGCCCGCGTGATGGAGCTGGGCACGCTGGCCACCAACAACCGCGATTGGGACATTGCCAGCAAGTGCTTCGACCATGTGCGCAGCCTCGGTGCCGACAAGCCGTTCTACACCTCGGCGCGCATCGGGCTCATCAAAGCGTTGGACGCGAAAGTCACGGACCAAGCGCAGCCTCCCATGGAAGAGCTGCGCCAACTGGAGGAGGAATACGTAACCACGCTCGGCGAGCTGGGCCGCGCCAATGGCACCATCGAACTGATGCGGGGCTTGGGCCGCCTGCGCGCCTATTACCTGGATGACCGCACCGGTGCGGCCGCCATACTGGAGGAAGGCATCAACATCCCCGGCCTCGACCCCAAGGTGCAAGCGCAATTGAAACTGGACCTTGGCGATGTGGAAGTCCTGGAAGGTGACATCTGGGAAGCCTCACTTCTGTACAGCCAAGTTGACCTCGATTACAAGCACGACGCACTGGGCCACGACGCGCGGTTCCGCAATGCCAAAGTGAGCTTCTATGCCGGTGACTTCCTCTGGTGCCAGGCCCAGCTCGACATCCTGAAAGCCAGCACCAGCAAGCTCATCGCCAACGATGCCATGGAGCTTTCGCTGCTCATCACCGACAACCTCGGCGCCGACAGCAACGCCGTGCCGCTCACCTATTACTCAAGGGCCGAGCTGCTCCGGTTCCAGCACAAGTACGACAGCTCGTTGATCGTGCTCGACAGCCTCGATGCGTTGTACCCTATGCACAGCATCGGCGATGAAGTGCTGTTGCAGCGCGCGCACATCGCCACCGCGCAGCACCGGTTCGATTCCGCCGTGGTGCACCTGCAAAAGATCATCGACCTCTACCCCATCGACATCCTCGTGGACAACGCGCTGTTCGAGATGGCCAAGCTGTACGAAGAGCGCCTCAACGACAAGGAGAAGGCGAAGGCACTGTTTGAGAAACTCCTATTCGAGCAACCCGGCAGCATCTTCACCGCTGAAGCCCGCAAACGATACCGCTTCCTGCGCGGCGACCATGATGGCGAGCAGACCGAGGAAGAGAAATTCCTGAACGGCACCGCACCATGA